The Salegentibacter sp. Hel_I_6 region GAGCAGGATAGTATCAATAATGAAGCGGAAGAAATCGAATTTTAATGAAGGACGACGAGCAACACGAAATAGAGGAACAGGACGATACTTTATACGAACATCATAAATTTGAGGCCGGTCCCGGGCAAAAACCTCTTCGGGTAGATAAATTCTTAATGAATTTTATCGAAAACGCAACCCGAAATAAAATTCAGAAAGCCGCGAAAACGGGAAACATCTACGTTAACGAAGAACAGGTAAAACAAAATTATAAAGTAAAGGCCGGCGATGTGGTGCAGGTGATGTTTGAGCATCCACCGTACGAGTTTTTACTTACTCCAGAGAATATTCCGTTAGATATTGTTTATGAAGATGATACCTTGCTGGTGGTAAATAAACCCGCCGGAATGGTAGTACATCCCGGTCACGGGAATTACAGCGGCACACTTATTAATGCGCTGATCTATCATTTTGAAAATCTTCCGAACAACTCCAGCGACCGCCCGGGATTAGTTCACCGAATAGACAAAGACACCAGCGGACTATTAGTTATCGCCAAAACTGAAGAAGCGATGACGCATCTTTCCAAACAGTTTTTTGATAAAACCAGCGAACGCGAATACGTGGCTTTAGTTTGGGGAAATGTAGAAGAAGGCGAGGGCAGGGTAGAAGGTAATATTGGTCGCCACCCTAAAAACCGACTCCAAAACACGGTTTACGAAGGTGACGATGCCGAAAAAGGAAAACCAGCGGTTACCCATTATAAGGTTTTAGAACGTTTTGGTTATGTAACGCTGGTTTCCTGTAAACTGGAAACCGGAAGAACCCACCAAATTAGGGTACATATGAAGCACATTGGCCATACGCTATTTAACGATGAACGCTACGGTGGCGAAAAGATACTAAAGGGAACTACTTTTAGTAAATACAAGCAATTTGTAGATAACTGTTTTAAGATTTTACCCCGCCAGGCACTACACGCTAAGACACTTGGTTTTATTCACCCAAAAACCGGCGAAGCGATGAGCTTCAATACCGAAATTCCTGAAGATATCCAGGCTTGTATCGAAAAATGGCGCAACTACGCCAAAAACCAGAAAGAGGTTTTGTAAGGTTTTTTCGTTAACTTTATAAGAAAGCTTGTTGAAATGGAAAACATACACCTAAAAGTTAGCACTAGAGAAGCCTATAAAGACTTAATGGAGTTTTTGGAAAAGTTTGATAAAAATGAACTCGAAATTATCCCTGATTCAGATTTTGAAAAGCAAAAAGCAGAACTAGAAAAGGAGCTGGAAGCAATTGAGAATGGGGATTCTGATTTAATGGATATCGAAGAATATGACAGCTATCTGGAAAAGGTTATAAATGAATATGAAGATTAAATTATCTTCAAAATTCAGGACGTCAGGTAAGATATATTGCTAAGGATAAACCCGCAGCGGCTAGAAAATTTAAAACCGACTTATTGTCTGAAATTCGTGAAATTTCAGATTACCCATACTCTTTTCGTCCATCAATTTATTTTGAAAATGAAAATATCCGGGAAATGATTTTCAAAGGATATGTAATCATTTTCCGGATAGATCCTGAAAATAAAATAATTTTGGTTTTCGCTCTTTTAAAACACGAAGAATTTTCTTGATAGATTGTTTTAGTAAAGTTCTAAGTAAGAATTTTCAATTATGAGATTGAAAATATTTCAGCAGCAACCCCTCCGGCCTGCGGCCACCTCCCCTTGAAAATAAGGGGAGGAGCTTTTGGTGGTTTTGAATAAGTCGCAAGTTGGGCTTTTAACTCTTCCCTGTAGGTTTTATAAGCAACTCATTCACATTTACACTATCGGGTTGAGTGGTAGCGTAAAGCACCGCATCTGCAATATTTTTAGGAGCTAATTTTGGTTCGCCATTTCCATAATCCTTATCTTCCAGTAATTCCTCGTCGTTGATATCTTCTCGCAGACTGGTTTCTACAGTTCCCGGTTCTATAGAAGTCACCCGAATATTAAAGTCGGGAGAAAGTTCCATACGCATTGCGCGGGAAAGTTCGATTACCGCGGCTTTAGATGCACCATACACAGCGCCGCCTTCAAAGATCTCTTTTCCGTCTACCGAGGCGATGTTGATGATATGTCCGCTGTTCTGTTTCTTCATAGATGGAAGTGCAGCGTGAATGCAGCGCAAAGTTCCTTTTACATTTACTTCAATGGTTTGCAACCAATCTTCCAGTTTTTCATTTTTAAGATAGGTAAGCGGCATAACTCCGGCCGAATTCACTAAAATATCTATGCGGCCAAAATGATCGTAAATTTTATCGAAAGCCTCATGAACACTTTTATCGCTGGTAACATCTAATTCCACTTCCAAACTTTGACTAAGACCTTTACCAATATCCTTTAATTTATCTACGTTTCTACTGGCAAGGGCAACTTTGCAGCCGCTTTTAGAAAGCTCTTCGGCAATAGATTTTCCAATTCCGCTACTGGCACCCGTTATCACGGCTACCTTATCGTTCAAATTCATAATGTTTTTATTTATTGGTTTATTCGCAAGTTGGGAGGAATTGGAAGTTTTAGGCGTTAAAGAAGTTTGAAATAACAGGAATTTAACGAGTGAGATCTTTAAATGCAACAACTTAGATCCCCGATAAAAAATCGGGGTAGGCTCTGAAACAAGCCTGCCTGACCTGCGGGACAGGTAACAGAAAATTTAAACGACATCTCGCTTCAAATTTTACGATCAATTTTCGATATACCGCTTAAATTTTCTACTAATACACATCTACTCTCATAATTCTCTAGTAATTACCGGTGACGTTTCTCTTTAAATGATTGGTTGTAGCTTTCTTTTTGGTAAGTGTAGTATTTTTCCGGCGTTAAAAATTTTTGAAGCCCTGGAGAAAATTTAGCCAGGAAAATACGGTTTTGATTCGCAGGAGCGAATCGGAAACATCTACAAAAAAGTGTCCTTT contains the following coding sequences:
- a CDS encoding type II toxin-antitoxin system RelE/ParE family toxin, with product MAKDKPAAARKFKTDLLSEIREISDYPYSFRPSIYFENENIREMIFKGYVIIFRIDPENKIILVFALLKHEEFS
- a CDS encoding SDR family oxidoreductase; its protein translation is MNLNDKVAVITGASSGIGKSIAEELSKSGCKVALASRNVDKLKDIGKGLSQSLEVELDVTSDKSVHEAFDKIYDHFGRIDILVNSAGVMPLTYLKNEKLEDWLQTIEVNVKGTLRCIHAALPSMKKQNSGHIINIASVDGKEIFEGGAVYGASKAAVIELSRAMRMELSPDFNIRVTSIEPGTVETSLREDINDEELLEDKDYGNGEPKLAPKNIADAVLYATTQPDSVNVNELLIKPTGKS
- a CDS encoding RluA family pseudouridine synthase, with protein sequence MKDDEQHEIEEQDDTLYEHHKFEAGPGQKPLRVDKFLMNFIENATRNKIQKAAKTGNIYVNEEQVKQNYKVKAGDVVQVMFEHPPYEFLLTPENIPLDIVYEDDTLLVVNKPAGMVVHPGHGNYSGTLINALIYHFENLPNNSSDRPGLVHRIDKDTSGLLVIAKTEEAMTHLSKQFFDKTSEREYVALVWGNVEEGEGRVEGNIGRHPKNRLQNTVYEGDDAEKGKPAVTHYKVLERFGYVTLVSCKLETGRTHQIRVHMKHIGHTLFNDERYGGEKILKGTTFSKYKQFVDNCFKILPRQALHAKTLGFIHPKTGEAMSFNTEIPEDIQACIEKWRNYAKNQKEVL